In Solanum pennellii chromosome 3, SPENNV200, a single window of DNA contains:
- the LOC114076391 gene encoding uncharacterized protein LOC114076391 yields the protein MVFESAEQFRKAVADYSCEYKTRLKLKPNDKKRVRVKCEDKKCKWLLFASIDKDSGDFVVKNYYLVHVCPQSAKNKLCTSKFVAEKFKDEIYLSTIYKIMGNSGIDRESQPGKTLFVYFYVCFDTLKRGWLEGCRKIIGFDGCFLKGSCKGELLVAVGRNGNQQMFPITWAAVDTETKHSWSFFLKYLIKDLNLGTGHGLTVMSDMQKGLVPTLCALLPDSEKRRYIRHIWSNWHQLWSGEERRKQFWRSAKSSFEVKFEDEMDKLNKLGNKICEDLLHYEKTTWCKAYFKEHSKCDIVENNICETFNSWILVARHKAIITMLEEIRHKIMNRNIAMRQFAETWISNISPMARLVLEENIDLARFCEVRFNGDIGYEILDGQYKHIVYIRKKTCTCRT from the exons ATGGTATTTGAAAGTGCTGAACAATTTAGAAAAGCTGTTGCAGACTATTCTTGTGAATATAAAACTAGGTTAAAATTGAAGCCTAATGACAAAAAAAGAGTTAGAGTTAAATGTGAGGACAAGAAATGTAAATGGTTGCTGTTTGCTAGTATAGATAAAGATTCTGGTGATTTTGTTGTCAAAAATTATTATCTTGTGCATGTATGTCCTCAGTCAGCCAAGAACAAATTGTGTACATCTAAGTTTGTTGCAGAaaagttcaaggatgaaatTTACCTGTCAACCATATATAAGATTATGGGAAATTCAGGAATTg ATAGAGAGTCTCAGCCAGGAAAAACTTTGTTTGTTTACTTCTATGTTTGCTTTGATACATTGAAGAGGGGTTGGTTGGAAGGATGCAGAAAAATTATTGGTTTTGATGGATGTTTTCTTAAGGGTTCTTGCAAGGGAGAATTGTTGGTTGCTGTTGGTAGAAATGGAAATCAACAGATGTTTCCAATCACATGGGCTGCTGTTGACACAGAGACAAAACATAGTTGGAGTTTTTTTCTCAAGTACTTGATAAAAGATCTGAACTTAGGCACAGGACATGGACTGACTGTTATGTCAGATATGCAGAAG GGCCTTGTACCAACTTTATGTGCGTTGCTACCAGATAGTGAGAAGAGAAGGTATATTAGACATATCTGGTCCAACTGGCATCAATTATGGAGTGgtgaagaaagaaggaaacagTTCTGGAGAAGTGCTAAATCAAGTTTTGAAGTGAAGTTTGAAGATGAGATGGATAAACTCAACAAATTAGGTAATAAAATTTGTGAGGACTTGTTGCATTATGAAAAAACTACTTGGTGCAAAGCATATTTTAAAGAGCATTCTAAGTGTGACATTGTTGAAAACAATATATGTGAAACTTTTAATTCTTGGATACTAGTTGCTAGACATAAGGCTATCATAACTATGTTGGAGGAGATTAGGCACAAGATAATGAACAGAAATATTGCAATGAGGCAATTTGCTGAAACTTGGATCTCAAATATATCTCCTATGGCTAGACTAGTACTTGAAGAGAACATAGATCTTGCTAGATTTTGTGAAGTTAGATTCAATGGTGATATTGGGTATGAAATCTTAGATGGTCAGTACAAACATATTGTTTATATAAGGAAGAAGACATGTACATGTAGAACATGA